Proteins encoded by one window of Cuniculiplasma divulgatum:
- a CDS encoding winged helix-turn-helix transcriptional regulator: protein MGKIQNDERTRFQNKNKACMIEDRESTVCVDPSLPLLSLIGKKYTMMILGVIGNNGNRKNFNEILRDIPYSSSTIISSRLKELQDLHLIQRREETEGVNYSLTEFGRNVRESLLPLLRLIEQTSLH from the coding sequence TTGGGGAAAATCCAGAATGATGAACGCACGAGATTCCAAAACAAGAACAAGGCCTGCATGATCGAGGATCGCGAATCTACGGTGTGTGTTGATCCGTCCCTGCCTCTTCTTAGCCTGATTGGCAAGAAATACACCATGATGATATTGGGTGTAATAGGAAACAATGGAAACAGGAAGAATTTCAATGAAATACTGAGAGACATCCCCTATTCAAGCTCAACGATTATTTCCAGTAGGCTTAAGGAGTTGCAGGATTTACATTTAATCCAGAGAAGAGAAGAAACAGAAGGAGTTAATTATTCACTCACTGAATTTGGCCGTAATGTGAGGGAGAGTTTGCTTCCACTGCTGCGTTTAATCGAACAGACTTCATTACACTGA
- a CDS encoding heavy-metal-associated domain-containing protein, translating to MPEERVKLRIYGMTCDDCVRTVSNGLKNQDGVLDVRISLKDGTGEVNVDSDKVNPEELLKNKVFEKPSHYKATLMDQ from the coding sequence ATGCCAGAAGAAAGAGTGAAGCTCAGAATATATGGAATGACGTGCGATGACTGCGTTAGGACAGTAAGCAATGGTCTCAAGAACCAGGATGGTGTCCTCGATGTAAGAATCTCCCTGAAAGACGGCACCGGAGAAGTTAATGTGGATTCGGATAAAGTAAATCCAGAGGAACTTCTTAAGAACAAGGTATTCGAAAAGCCGTCACACTACAAAGCAACTCTCATGGATCAATAA
- the merA gene encoding mercury(II) reductase: protein MNSDVQKFDLVILGRGAAAFSAAIKASELSNGEMTVAMIGTGPLGGTCVNVGCVPSKYLLEASHSVFRPEHPMMAGIHATPVKHDFSEVMEGLRSYVAHARDSKYVQVIENYSNVNLFDGLGKFVDKKTVMVSDSEGNDIALVSGSNILIATGSHPTVPNIEGLKETGFLTSDTIWALKELPESVAIIGGGAIGLELGQALLHFGSNVTVIEALDSLLPQSEPEIGFALKSKLEEEGMKFYLRARVSSVSSSGNRKTIHVITHKGEEKVEIHEIIVATGRQPNTPYLNLKAAGVDTDSRGQIVTSETMKTSAPGIYAAGDCVSKNMFLETLAAREGVIALSNMFGEDLKIDYDSATWAVFTSPQVAGVGMTENEFSQKNGSCSCRVFSLENLTKASIMGETEGIIKITVDPKDNRVVGMHIMAPNATDIITEGTYAVRNGYTIDDIIATSHIFPSFSEGVKLAAQSFIRDLSKMACCVE from the coding sequence TTGAACAGTGATGTACAGAAATTCGATCTTGTAATACTGGGAAGAGGCGCAGCTGCATTTTCGGCCGCAATCAAGGCTTCGGAACTCAGCAATGGTGAGATGACCGTTGCCATGATAGGCACGGGACCGCTTGGAGGTACATGCGTCAATGTGGGTTGCGTTCCATCAAAATACCTGCTTGAGGCATCTCATTCTGTCTTCAGGCCGGAACATCCAATGATGGCGGGTATTCACGCAACACCAGTGAAACACGACTTTTCAGAAGTAATGGAAGGCCTGAGATCATATGTTGCACACGCAAGGGATTCAAAATATGTCCAGGTGATTGAAAACTACAGCAATGTGAATCTTTTTGACGGTCTTGGGAAATTCGTGGATAAGAAGACCGTAATGGTATCAGATTCTGAAGGAAATGATATTGCTTTAGTCTCAGGATCCAACATTCTCATCGCAACCGGATCACATCCCACCGTGCCCAACATTGAGGGGTTGAAGGAAACAGGATTCCTCACCAGTGATACAATATGGGCACTAAAAGAACTGCCGGAGTCAGTTGCCATAATAGGTGGAGGTGCCATTGGACTTGAACTGGGACAGGCACTGCTACATTTCGGCTCAAACGTTACTGTTATAGAGGCTCTGGATTCCCTTCTTCCCCAGTCCGAACCTGAGATTGGATTTGCGCTTAAGAGCAAACTGGAGGAAGAGGGCATGAAGTTCTACCTGAGGGCAAGAGTTAGCTCAGTAAGCTCATCAGGAAACAGAAAAACAATTCATGTAATAACACACAAGGGAGAGGAAAAAGTAGAAATCCACGAGATCATAGTTGCAACCGGAAGACAGCCCAACACACCATATCTGAATCTCAAAGCTGCAGGTGTTGACACCGATTCCAGGGGGCAAATTGTCACTTCCGAAACAATGAAGACATCCGCACCTGGAATTTATGCTGCAGGTGACTGTGTTTCAAAAAATATGTTTCTTGAAACTCTAGCGGCAAGGGAAGGTGTCATAGCCCTGAGCAACATGTTCGGTGAAGACCTTAAGATCGATTACGACTCTGCAACATGGGCAGTATTTACCAGCCCACAGGTTGCAGGTGTGGGAATGACAGAGAATGAATTCTCCCAGAAGAATGGATCGTGTTCGTGTAGGGTATTTTCCCTTGAAAATTTAACAAAGGCAAGCATAATGGGAGAAACAGAAGGTATTATAAAGATCACCGTCGATCCAAAGGACAACAGGGTAGTGGGAATGCACATCATGGCTCCAAATGCCACAGATATAATAACAGAGGGCACATATGCTGTCAGGAACGGATACACCATTGATGATATAATCGCAACAAGCCACATATTCCCGTCATTTTCAGAGGGTGTGAAACTTGCAGCCCAGTCGTTCATCAGGGATCTGTCCAAAATGGCGTGTTGCGTGGAGTGA
- a CDS encoding DUF302 domain-containing protein, with protein sequence MKVEEIISKFGFDQTVEFLERSVDENGLKTVSVINAQANLRKIGVETGGNKILEVFHPKLAKEVFDSDLRAGIVPPLRIYIYEENGTTHVETQNAAELFSEFNGLEELGRKVDGMLNSVIKSVK encoded by the coding sequence ATGAAAGTGGAAGAAATAATATCAAAATTCGGATTCGACCAGACAGTTGAGTTTCTTGAGAGATCTGTAGATGAGAATGGCCTGAAGACCGTATCAGTAATAAATGCTCAGGCAAATTTGAGGAAAATTGGTGTTGAGACAGGTGGAAACAAAATTCTGGAAGTTTTCCACCCAAAGCTTGCCAAGGAAGTTTTCGACAGCGATCTGAGAGCGGGCATAGTTCCGCCCTTGAGAATTTACATATACGAAGAAAATGGCACAACCCATGTAGAAACGCAGAATGCGGCGGAACTTTTCTCCGAGTTCAACGGACTGGAGGAACTTGGCAGAAAAGTAGACGGAATGCTAAATTCTGTGATCAAATCTGTCAAATAA
- a CDS encoding cupredoxin domain-containing protein — protein MSNQQIGGTYHLDLVEVMDANYNSSIGAQPRYYEVVNGSLQSPSNITLPTHTKITVTITSYDMGNASVPSQYLTASGIQNDKVLAINGTTAMGSNTSKSWSTNMTSFPASKVLHTFTILQGSSIIVNIPVMAGYTEIASFYLNSTGSMTWQCEAACGTGSSGWEGAMSTAGWMTGTVYAQ, from the coding sequence ATGAGTAATCAGCAGATTGGTGGCACATATCACCTTGACTTGGTAGAAGTCATGGACGCAAACTACAACAGTTCGATCGGGGCACAACCCAGATACTATGAGGTTGTGAATGGCTCTCTTCAGTCCCCTTCCAATATCACGCTGCCTACACACACCAAGATAACTGTCACCATCACTTCTTACGATATGGGTAATGCCTCTGTACCATCGCAGTATTTGACAGCCAGTGGAATACAGAATGACAAGGTTCTTGCAATAAACGGCACAACGGCAATGGGAAGCAATACTTCAAAGTCATGGTCAACTAATATGACATCATTCCCCGCATCAAAAGTGTTGCATACTTTTACCATCTTACAAGGATCAAGCATCATTGTTAACATTCCTGTAATGGCAGGATATACTGAAATCGCATCATTTTATCTTAACAGCACCGGAAGCATGACCTGGCAATGCGAGGCTGCTTGTGGCACAGGATCATCAGGATGGGAGGGTGCAATGTCCACTGCCGGCTGGATGACAGGAACAGTTTATGCCCAATAA
- a CDS encoding helix-turn-helix transcriptional regulator: MRRSKDSAFPASGDPQGIRRLIFYGISLMLSLLIIVISITFFVVVVYLEGRVTEDFFYLFTGIITVNLVISALSVKGLMTLYPILQPKNGEFRTMILSRSDEMRSSGDTTSMTRKNSEYFTNLELEVIELIRNNGNKMLQSKIVTTIEASKASISRTLTSLENKGVVVRMRKGVTNEVILIETYSN, translated from the coding sequence ATGAGAAGGAGCAAAGATTCTGCATTTCCAGCATCCGGGGATCCACAGGGCATAAGACGGCTTATATTCTACGGTATCTCCCTGATGCTCTCTCTCCTTATCATAGTCATCTCGATAACATTTTTTGTGGTTGTTGTTTACCTTGAGGGCAGGGTAACTGAAGATTTTTTCTACCTTTTTACAGGAATTATTACCGTTAACCTTGTAATTTCAGCACTTTCCGTTAAAGGATTGATGACTCTCTATCCCATATTACAACCTAAAAATGGAGAATTCAGAACTATGATCTTATCAAGGTCAGATGAGATGCGCTCATCTGGTGACACCACTTCAATGACTAGAAAGAACTCGGAATACTTTACAAACTTAGAGCTTGAAGTGATAGAACTTATAAGAAATAATGGAAATAAAATGCTTCAAAGCAAGATAGTAACCACAATAGAAGCATCGAAGGCATCAATTTCCAGAACGCTTACATCTTTAGAGAACAAAGGAGTGGTTGTGAGGATGAGAAAGGGAGTAACAAATGAAGTAATCCTCATTGAAACCTATTCCAATTAG
- a CDS encoding SHOCT domain-containing protein yields the protein MEKRVENLIWILVALVSVVAAVAIIISILFGGNYYNGTYGPFGMMGGFYGMGILMPIIGVISVILAIVFIYFIFEAVQTPESYRPVEKAANAEEIAKERFAKGEISEEEYRQIIETIRR from the coding sequence ATGGAAAAAAGAGTTGAAAACCTGATATGGATTCTTGTAGCACTTGTGTCGGTGGTTGCTGCAGTTGCAATAATTATCTCCATACTGTTTGGAGGCAACTACTATAATGGAACCTATGGGCCCTTTGGTATGATGGGTGGCTTCTATGGAATGGGGATATTAATGCCGATCATTGGCGTCATTTCGGTAATCTTGGCAATAGTGTTCATTTATTTCATCTTTGAAGCAGTTCAAACTCCAGAATCGTACAGACCTGTTGAGAAAGCCGCAAATGCAGAGGAGATAGCGAAAGAAAGGTTCGCAAAGGGAGAGATTTCTGAAGAAGAATACCGCCAAATAATTGAAACTATAAGGAGGTGA